CCAAGGGCCCCCCAGGCGGCAGGGGCACCCAAGGGCAAGTCGGCTCAAGGGGGAGACCTGGCAGGCCTGGATATCCAGGAGAGCAGGGTGAGAGTCCATTGTGTAGATTCTTGagaggtttaaccctttgaaacctgagcatgttgatttctttcaaaaacatgggaagagggcatgAGGCAACCTTACCAGAAAAATGGTCCAGTATTAGAAAGAAATGAATATATATGAATTTatacatatgtgtatatatacatttatatatatgtgtatatatatatatatatatacatatatatatatatatatatatatatatatatactataaatGTACATAATTTTAACAAAGACAACTAGAAATAAATATAGTTGTGCACGTTttccctgttgtttttttttttttttttttgttttgatgatgtctaataatcccccccagctaattttcagatattttccatgtcaccttttacttattttatcgcattttatgggacatttcttgccaagttgctggttatttttttttctgtgtttttgaaagaaatcaaaccaaattttttGGGTGTCAAAGGTTtcaaagcttgtgaaaggcatctgaaatcaaatcaggaaaactgatgtcgatccaggtgttaaagggttaatgacaaCAATCCAAGCACCAGAATTTGTCACCGCTCTATGATTTTTAGGCTTCAGTGTGATAATATAAAGTTTTGGCTCGACAGGAAGAAGAGGTATGCCAGGGGGCAAAGGTGATGCAGGGACCAACGTACAGGGGCCCACAGGGGTCAAAGGATTTGCAGGTACCTCTCTTTGAGTCACGTGTTTCATAAATCACAGTAAAATAATTCCATACATTtggttttgatgtgttttttgttgtgtattatgtgtgtgtctgcaggtcctcCAGGTGAGTCCAAGCTGGGAGTCCCAGGTTCCAAAGGAGATGATGGTAAGCCAGGACCCCCAGGGATCCCCGGACCTCCCGGACAGCCAGGCGAGGTGGGACCCCCgggtgtgtgtgacagcagtgGAGGCTGCCACAGACTTCCCCCACAAACAGGTGAGCGACCAGGAAAAGTCCACCAGCTCACGTGACACACAGCCTGAACATATGATCCAGGTTCACACTGAGCCCGGCAGCCTTAAGTGaagtgatgaaataaaaaaaaaaaaagatgcaatttGAGTAACAGGTGAAAGATGTTATCTATGGGGAAAGTGGAGAGTGTGTGCAGcagaagcaagaaaaaaatattttgttgtgaaaatatCGTAATTCTTTAACAGtgaataatttcataatttcacAAGTCTTTTCATATTTACATAATTACTCCAGCTACCTCACACATCTTAGACAGCCCATTCTGtgcattttctaaaacaaaGCATACACTAACATTTACTATTGCTTTTTTCTACTGTAAAGGGagccaaattattattttcatctgCAGATTTTGTTTGGGTTTGATAATTACAAATCCAGCAAAAACTATGGCtgtcaacaaatacattaagtttgattttaaaattattgttattaattgtagaacaataaactaaaaaaacagtcattagaTTATGGAAAAAGTAGCACTACCACTGCACTGAAAACATACTCTTTCATTTAAACCAggattagtatttttttttttttttaactttctttttctctttttttttcacaaattttcaggtaattttcttgttttttttctcatttcttgctattattgggtcatttcttctgtcgttgcttattgtcttctttccatgtgtatgaaaaaaatttaatcagAGCGGTCGGAAACTTGCATGTTGGCATAACCCTGTTTTTACTTACCAACATGGTGTGAAAGGTGCTCTGTCACgttgacttatttattttttttttttcatccagatgACCCTTATTACGGCTACCAGCCTTAAGTGGATATCAACAAGCAGATGTTAAAGAAGACTGATGTCTGTTTGAAATGACTCTGGTTCCTTTGGAGCTGAACGACAGACTGGAAATGGAGCTGAAAAAGCACCGCTGAAGAGGTTTGGTGTGTTGAACGTGCCACTGACTGATGCAGAAGCTTTATCATGTGTGAGGAAAGGAGGCAAATACGGGAAggatctctctctgtcctcttgtCTTTGACAGAAGAAAAATGGCAGAGGAATAAACTAAGAATCAGTAGAAAGCTTGCTCATTTAGAATCCTTATGAACAGAAAAGTAGCGTCTTAAAGGACAATATTTTCTCATTGGGATCAGTCAGGTGCTGTCTTATACACCATAATCGCACTGAAACCTTTTTATCACTATGTTTATGTATTCATGCACTGTATCAATGCCAAGTAGTTTAGCTATCTgtgttacatttctttttttttttttcatttgccatTCTAACCTTAACTGCCTCAAGGATAATGAAAAAGCATAATCCATGGTGTGAAAGCTTGTTTTTGTTCCATGGTAGAAATGATACTGTGAGAGTGTTGGTTGTTATGTGTATGATATTTtgtataatgtttattttatttactgtatacAGTCATTTGTGTATGATATTTTATAATGTACCTGTTTGTAATGAAAAGTCAAGTTTACATGTTCTGGCTTTAATGGGGTCTGGGTTATAAACATgatgcgcgtgtgtgtgtgtgtgtgtgtgtgtgtgtgtgtgtgtgtgtgtgtgtgtgtgtgtgtgtgtgtgtgtgcgtgcgtgcgtgagtgagtgagtgtgagtgagtgagagacaAGAGTGTCaaagggatgttttttttttatatatatctatatatatatcttgttAATAAATTCCATTAATAAGTGtttaatgaagtgtgttttttctattaTAAGGAGTTACAGGATAGTTAAGTGTGGTGAATAGATTCCTGCAGGAGGACTGTGACAGCAGTCTGCCAAAGTGTCTCTAACCTCCCTGCAGAAAatagaattatttattttctcccaagaaagaaataataaatcaacCAGCAGGGACTAATTATGATATAGAAATAATGTCATATTTCTTTGCCGGAACTGCGGAGGAGAAAAGTGTTTCCAGTGGTGTCTATTTTGAAGAGCACACTGGAAGTTCCAACCTGTAAAGTCAGACTTCACAATTGTTAAAGTGGTTAAAATAGCCCAAGCAGTGCACTCTCTTTCCGGTTTGgacaaaatttatttttcaaaataaaaacaaccatgtTGACTTGCTTTCCTGAATTGCAGCCTATGCAAAAATATATggtgtatgatttttttttagataacatTCATAATAAAGTTAGTTGTTAATAAGTTGTAACGAGCTTGTGAGTAAAGCATTGACTTAATGGTTTTTCTATTGTCATGGTTGTGAAGTCACACTATGTCAATATGCTGTACACCATGGCTTTGTCCttgggccacttttgcaaaatgactagAGGCCAGGGGACCAGTTGCAAATGCCCATAATAGGTATGGCGTACACaggggcatttttaggatttgaggatatcTTGGTTCCTCCCCTGGCACatttcttgataaaaaaaaaacgctccAGTTagaagttgttgttgttgttgttgttttgttgttttttttatgtagttggacatcaaatttattaaaataaaaacaatcccatgtgaatcattttattttcattgtgatttAGTCTGCTTGCAAATAGTTGACTATCACTGTTTTTCAGATGCTACTAATTccacattgtaaaaaaatattccacTACATGTAAATATACtatattaaaagtaataaaagtatTAGCATAATTGACTATAAGTATCAAAAGGAAAATGTACTCACTGTGTGGTAAAAAAATTatccctgtcagtgttttattataCCTACATAAAATACATACCAACAAACCGCCATACACTGTGTTAAAATTCTATTGAAATGTAATGCTAATATTTGAGAAGATAACCTGAGTTTGCTGtgatatgtttatattttccattttttttatcctgatTTTTCAGTAGAGCTGATGTAAGGTACACCATGAGTTATTCcaactcagttttatttttgaaaatccAACCGGATGCCTTTGGGCGCTGTCTTTTTCGAACTTTACGCGGTGCGGCTAAGGTAGACTCACGTCGCCATGGCAAGCCGAAAAACTTCGCCCTCAAACCGGGACAGTGGGGACAAATACTCAGTACTGTTACCCACCTACAAACGAGAGGGAAAACCTGCCTCTGATAGTTTGGCTTTTGGTGAAATATTTCGGGGGGAAAGGTGAGTTCCGGGGACACAGAAAGCTACTCGGCTAATGCTAGCTATCAGTACTGCTGTGGGGATGTAAGCTAAAGCCTGTCAGTGATGAGCTGTCACTAAACCAATAGGAGAAATGTTAGCTCTGTTCGCTGCTCTTAAcgctaattttaaatatttgttgtgGTTTCAGTAgaaacttaatgtttttaaggaTATTTGCTAGCTTGCTGTAGCTCACGTATGTTGCGCTTtatatacttgttttttttgtgtgttttttgtgtgtgtgtgtgtgtgtgtgtgcgcgcgcgcgcgcgtgcacCCAATCAAATTAAAACCTGTGGTTTTACAGTGGTTTTAACTACGAGATAATTGTCATTGACGACGGAAGCCCAGATGGGACACTGGAGGTggcagagcagctgcagaaaatatACGGAGAGGACAAGATAGTAAGTGAGCAGAACTAAACATAGCATGTATCATTATTGAGTAAAGAATAGACAGATGTGGGGttaagttattgttattgttaatattgTATAAGTCTCAGTTCATGTCCCATGCCAAAATCAAGACTGCCAAGCACCAAGTCAAGTCCTCATTCCTAAACTTGAAGTGTTCAAGTCCTTAATGAGTCATAAGGTGCCATTTactaaatgtaatgtaaatgtacaaaaaatatcagtgcttttttaaaatgtgtatttatttgtttaaacatgTTGGCTGATAGTTGTTGCATCTCCGTCTGTAATTTTTGTCCCTCTCATTCTGcatacttcatttttttttttgtgactacTGCACAGTTTATGTATGcaaacaaagttattttttggtataattttttttccactggcGCCCAGTAACATAACATTCGTTtttcatggttctctcctggATTGCAACGTTATAACTCTTTCAGAGAACAATAACCTTCTCTGTGTCAcggtatttttttaattaatttgaagcACTTTGTTGTAAATAATAGTActatatgtgtaaaaagtcttccttttgaaaataattaaaataaaggggagattctcagtccagctgcatttttttcaatacgGTACATAAACAAAACTTctctgtataataataataatactgaataatttttttacacaacTTGCTTGGATTCTGTGTGATTGATTCAAACAGTAGGTCTGGTAAATTAAGTGTCGACTTGCTGGTAGTGAATAGCATTAACATTGATTCAGGAAATGAGGGGGAATTAACTGATTTGTGGCAcactattgaaaaaaaacatacttttttatcTTTGGTCTTGGtgaaggtattttttttttttaaagttgcaaagtCCAAGTGAAGACGTGAGTCATTGGTATTGAAGACCAAGTCGAGTTGCAAGTCTATCTGATTTTGTCAAGTAAAGTATTCAATTTCGGAATCAAGTCTGACTCGAGTCCACTCCTTTTAGAGAATTGATAAACATGTTGTAACATATTCATAGAGACATCAAATGATTTACAGTGTTTAGCTGTCTAGCCTGCTTATGTAGATGTTGTTTAGAGTCGATGAATGACTGGGATCTTTATTCGGACTCTCTCTTTTCTGTGGTTCAGCTTCTGCGACCAAGAGCGAAAAAATTAGGCCTAGGTAAGTTCACAACTGTTTGAAACTTGATGTATTTTGTTCTCCTTACCTTTGAAAACCACTGATGAGCCCGTTCCCTCGCGCAGGCACTGCTTACATCCACGGCATGAAGCACGCCACAGGGAACTTCATCATCATAATGGACGCAGACCTTTCCCATCATGTGAGTGGAGCTGACGTTTCAtctgcatgtgcacacaaagcTGATTCTAgcactaacaattattttcattgataAATAGTCTgccagttttttcttttaatttatggtATTAAATTGTTCATCGTCATTTGGTcgagaaaatgtcagaaaatagtaaaaaaattgACAATTTCTTACAATCACAATTTCATAAAGTTGTCATCAGATTGCAAAGGCTCAACAAAGACAGCAACATATTAGGGATACCAGAGACAGTcgtaaaagtgtaaaaacacaaaaaactttattgtttgaAGCCCCAGATGGATTTTATACATAAGATGTAGtgaaatgattaattattttttttttatagtaccAAGTACTTGCAGAACAATTTTCTGTCAAATgactaatcaatcaatcagctAATCATTTGAGTCCTGCCTGGTTCTTTGTCAGATTCCTGCCGTGCATCAGAGGTAGAATTTGGCTCTGATCTAATCTTTTTGTCAGCTTACTCCACTCTGTCTTCCctaaaatttccatttttatattattgcaatattatgTGAAATATAACAGCTTCTGTGagtgatttaaagaaaacactctCAAAATGATAATTGTAGTTACTTTACCTGTGTTGCGTCAAATGCGTGAAGAAATCAGAGTTTGCAAACAGATATTTCGGCATAGTTTTGCTATTGATAATTGTGGATTCCTATAACTTCAATTTATCaagattttcctctttttttggattcttttgttcactgtggagatGTGCaagaaaagcagtttttattcacaaattcagtgtaacacaaatatataatatacaaaacaattatttgggggtgaagtgttcctttaattttttttgtctttgtctttgtctttcttttattgCAGCCTAAATTCATTCATCCCAGAGTTTATAGAGTAAGTGTTACTAAATGTATATTTcctatcatgtttttttaatttttttaaccatttttcaaCTAATATGCACAAAATTTATTTCTGAATGTTTCAACAGTAATATTCAGCTTCTGTGCTTTGCCACAAATGGCAATTGAAGAGAAAATAGAAGAGAAATTGtacaaaatatcagaaatacaTTATAGTTTAACTAGTAGCCACCCATTGTCTACGTGTGAATGTTCAGATCTAGTACCCTTGCctacagaatttttttttttttttttttttgtctctgctttttttctacccttttttaaattattaacttgcttatttatttaaaattattatgatttgtctgctggttttttttttttttaaattttttttatagttatcAATTTTTTACCATTGTCTGGtctagaaaatgtcagaaaatagtaaaaaaaaatctggcaatTTCTCACAATCACAATTTTTCATGATGTTGTCTTCAAATCgttgttttgtctgacaaagTCAAAAACCTAAATATTGACATTGAAACCAGATAATGATTTAATTGtctatataataatatataatatatatataatacatatatatataatatagataataccccctttttttttttttttttcccctacctatttatttgtacattctgttttatattttttttttttttttttttttttttaaatgaataaaaggtcttcatgttttttttttttttggttgtgtattttgtttttatacgttcacataaaccaataaaaagagaatttcaaaagaaaacagaaattgtGCAGAAATTTTCTCTAGTTAACACCGTTTTGTCCTGTCTGTCAGAAAGCAGAAGGAAGGTAATTATGACCTGGTGTCTGGTACTCGATACCGAGGCAACGGAGGCGTGTACGGCTGGGACCTGCGCAGGAAACTCATCAGGTAGCTGCACGTCACCAACAGCTGTCCTGCACTGACCCCGATTACAGCAGAGCAGAGGCTGAGCTTAGactgtcctctctgtcttctgtctctccTTTGCAGTCGGGGAGCCAACTTTTTGACTCAAGTGTTGCTGAGACCCGGAGCTTCAGACCTCACAGGCAGCTTCAGGTAAGTGCTGCGACTGTTGTGAAATGAGCACCATTGAGTCCTGAATTGTTGGTGCCTGGGGATGTGTTTTGTCACACTCCTgctgtttctgtctcactgaTGTCAGGTTGTATAAGAAGGCTGTGCTGGAGAGTCTGGTGGAGCGGTGCGTGTCCAAAGGCTACGTCTTTCAGATGGAGATGATCGTCCGCGCCAGACAGCTCAACTACACAATCGGAGAAGTGAGGcccaaattcattcattcattcattcattcatttatacattcatgtatttatgtgtgtttaagaAGGATACTTGTAGCAGTTAGTTTGCAGTCTGGGGTAGAGATGCGTGCCCAAAAGAGAAATGcaacttcttttttaaacattatcaaAAACTACGGTATCAATAGGTTTTTAGGATATGGACAAACATCGCAATactgacaaaatactgaaaaaatcctattttgatgcaaagaagcaaaataaatggCACATTAATTGGAGTATTCACAGCTGCATGTAGACGGGAGTATCAGTggcatatattttttaataataattcataagCCATGTAAACTACCTGGTAGGAATATTATCTTTTTGgaataagagcaaaaaaaaagaaacagattttttttgtgcatttaaaggCATTCactgaaacatttatttccttAGTGAAAATGAGGGCAAAGGACAATTAAACTGCCAGTTTCAAGTTTGTACGGCCAAATCTAGCTCAGAAAGATCTGATATGATGGTGACTTGATGGAAAAATCagataaatttttttttttttttttcaaaactaaaaaaaaataaatgtttcacaaatttgaaTCTTGGCTGTAGAAACTGCACGAAGGCTTTAACTCAATAAAgcatatcaaataaaataagtggTGCAAAAGCAGAGAATCTGGAAAGAAATGTCATTAAGTTTAACTTGAATTAACCCTTAACTGCTGAATTTGGAAGCCAGTTTTGCGACTCTGCATCTGTGACTTTGGATGTGAACTGAAAAAtaatcttcttcttcttcttctttttcttcttcttttttcttctttcccttattcttctccttctccttcttctccaccTTCAAAACATCAGGTACCCATTTCCTTTGTTGATCGAGTTTATGGAGAGTCCAAACTCGGAGGGAACGAGATTGTGTCTTCGCTAAAGGACTGATCACACTCTTCGCCACAACATGATTAGTGATGTAATCGGTTTGGACACAGCCCTGTAGAGAGTTCTGTTGGCCCGTGAAGTTGCTGTCTTTATAAGAGTAGTATCAGAATTTTAATGGTGTATAATCTCCTGCCTGTGGTCAGACAGTGACATGACGGCAAATGACAAAGGAGACGTCTCTCTCCCGTTAgcagtaaatataaaataattcctTGTCAAGTTATCTGGAATACTGACGGAACACAGTGCTTTACATTCCCATCATCCTCTTCACTTAGTTTGGAAAAAAGCACACTGTCTCACCATTCCCAGTCCAGACAGCTGGTTGTCAGAGTACACATTTAAAGGCCACACTTGTAATCATTTGTACAAAATTAAACAGTTTGTATTGTtggttctgtttctttgtgtttgtgatcTTTTTATGAAATCAGTCAAAATGTCATGGGTTACAGACAGGTGCTCGCATGCAGTgagccaaaaacaaagaaattatcaacaacaacaaaaaaagcaagaattacaaaaaaaaaaccaaaaaaacaaagtgcaagaaaattacctgaaaattagtaaaaatttttaaaaaaagaaaatggattgatttacaaaaaattaattaaattggcctgaaaaaagtgcttaaaaattatcataattgtgtaacatattttaaaatatttaataataggAATTAGttataaaatatagttttccctttttttttttcctcttttcccttAATATTttcccttagctttttttttttaaatttactaatttcctggaattcgtggaacatttcttaccaagttgcttattgcttttttcctatgtttttggcaaaaaaaaatggctcatggttcaaaggtttaaataggcgttccaaagcagcacaaaagagtgatgtcactccaggtttcaaagggttaaaaagggGTATAGTGTCAGAATCAAGTTAGGATGTCAAATGATCCTACATTAAACCTGGGGTTATCTGGGTTTTAttctagttttttgttttatttatttatttattgtaactCAATGCAGAAAATGGCAGGAATGGGGGTGGATGTTGGCCCACTGGGGCAAGAATTAACCCCAGCTGATGGAAAACTGTCACCCTGAGTTTAACCGTTTAAATTCAGTGTCACACTGCAGTACACAGATGTAAAGCCCTGTTTTA
The DNA window shown above is from Plectropomus leopardus isolate mb chromosome 8, YSFRI_Pleo_2.0, whole genome shotgun sequence and carries:
- the dpm1 gene encoding LOW QUALITY PROTEIN: dolichol-phosphate mannosyltransferase subunit 1 (The sequence of the model RefSeq protein was modified relative to this genomic sequence to represent the inferred CDS: inserted 1 base in 1 codon; deleted 1 base in 1 codon); protein product: MSYSNSVLFLKIQPDAFGRCLFRTLRGAAKVDSRRHGKPKNFALKPGQWGQILSTVTHLQREGKPASDSLAFGEIFRGESGFNYEIIVIDDGSPDGTLEVAEQLQKIYGEDKILLRPRAKKLGLGTAYIHGMKHATGNFIIIMDADLSHHPKFIHPRVYRQKEGNYDLVSGTRYRGNGGVYGWDLRRKLISRGANFLTQVLLRPGASDLTGSFRLYKKAVLESLVERCVSKGYVFQMEMIVRARQLNYTIGEVPISFVDRVYGESKLGGNEIVXFAKGLITLFATT